The following nucleotide sequence is from Roseivirga sp. BDSF3-8.
AGCTCGACCAGAGATCATCTGCTGAATCAAATACTGCATTATATCCTCTAAGGATTTCTGATAAATTTGCAACAGCCTCATCTGACCCTGCCATTATTCTGTCTACGCCGGAGGTATATACTTCATAGCTTCCGTCGGGGTTTTGCTCTATGGCAAATTTCCGGTTACCCGCTACAGGATGCTGAAAGTCAGCAGGGCACTTGATAGTAGAAAACGTCCAGGAGGCAGGTTGATAGTCAGAGCAAATAACCGTACCATCATCTACGTTACCAAAAAAATTATACATATCAATCTGTATTATAGAGGCCAATGGACTCCCATGCCATAGCAGTTCCTCACCCGGCAGGTCCGGGTGTGGAGTAAATACCGATATATCCGAATTCACAAAGTCATTAATATTCCTGCGTATGTGGCTCAGTAGTTGTTCAGCGCTCATCCCGCCTGGTAGTTCATTTATTGTCACACCGTAGTGGTCCAGATTTACCTGAAAGCCACTGGCATCATTCAGGCTTTGGATCTCCCATGCAGTATAAGGCGCCAGCTTCTCCCATTTTGTCCTGTTCTGTTCCAGCGCTTGCAGCCTGTTTATCACCTCAGCAGGCATCTCCATAGTAGCTATTGCCTGGTAGTGTTCCAGGGCTTCACAGGGCAGGTCTATCAGCGCATCAGGATCATTTTCCAGCGTCAGGGCCAGTACTGCCGCCCTCAGTCCTTCAGGATTATATTCGGTATCCGGCTCAGGCTCACCCGGTGGGTCAGAGGTATCATCACCCGCACCACCTCCTCCATAGCCCCCCGCGTCAGGGTCTACGTAATCGTCACAGGCCCCGGAGAAGGTAGATATTATCCGGGGTCCCGAGCCACAATCTTCCCACAGGTTCGTAACATTAGGTATTAAGCTGGGGGCGGTAAAGTATATACACCCGTTACCAGGCCCTGGGACACTACCACCCCCGTCTCCACCTCCATCACCACCACCCGGGGCGGGATAGTCTCCATAGTCACCCCCTATTGGTTCCCCAAGGTCGTCATCTCACTGGCTGTTTGGCGTAACGGCATACACGCGTTTAGGAATACCCCTTTCATATACCATATTATGCTGCACCTTCCCATGCAGCCGCTGGGTAGTGACCGTTCCGCTAAAGGTATTGCCTCGTAGGTTTTTAGTATCATAAAGCCAATTCTGGGTGGGTTGGTAATGCCGCGTGTAGCCAGTTACCGGCTTGCCGGGAGCTATTTTCAGCACCAGGTCTGTCCACGTCAGGTTCCGTCTCAGGTTGTCTATATAAAGGTAGTACGTAATTTTATCTGACCCTGTCATTTGACCCTTTCTGATCTTATCAGAGGCTATAGGGCCATATTTTGTGAGCAGTAAGTTTTCACTTGTTAGTGTTTCCGGTCGCAGCTCCCTTAGCGCGTTGAGCAGGTGAGGCTCATTAGTTATATCCTCCACCGGCTTAAAGTAATCTTGCTGATATAGAGCAATTGGCCCTTTATCCTTTTCTGACTTGGCAGGGTTTATTACTTCATCCTGCTGGCAGCCCGCCAGCATAGCCAGTACTAGCCAGCAGCTAATTATCCTCCACATAGTTGGTTTTTGTAGCTTGGTTATATAGTATTAAGATTTTAATTTAGTGTAATTCAAATTACTAAAGGAAACCCTATTAAGATTTTTCCTATCCGGTTGGTAGAGCTTTAAAGTTTGTCTTTTGCCGTAGATGTGTGAAAAAAGAAAAACTAAAACACCGGAGGGAAACTCCAACGACCCTTCTGCTACGTCCGGCATTATACACCAAACACAGGCATGAGCCTCTTACTGACATATCCGCACCAAAATCGTTCGATAGCGTATCACACTGCGTATCACGCCCATTGAATGGAGCCCCCAATACATATGTTTCTCCTGGCAGATAATTGGCTCCTATACCTCTGGTACAAGCGAAAAGTACACCGGGTAAATTCAGCCTGGGTGGCCCGGTTCAGGGGGACTACCCAAAACAGTAAAGCCCCCTACTGTAGGCCATTTTGCCAGACTTACATATTAGCCACTCATTCAGCCATTCTATTACTGTAACCATTTTATAATTATTTGGCTGGTTTCTTCAGGTTTTTCCTGAGGGATCCAGTGTCCACAATCCAGCCTGACCACCTCTACATTCGGGGCGAAGTCTTTTAAGGTTTCAGACTTAGGGATTACATCACGGTCACCATATATCATTAAAGCCGGGTGCAGAATCATTGGTTTTACATCCCCTAACAGATGCCAGTTGCGGTCAAGGTTTCGGTACCAATTGATGCTGCCGGTAAACCCTGATGACTCGAAGGCAGAAACGAACACCGACAGCTCTCTCTCATTCATTAAAGGCTCACCGGGAGGTTCATCCGTTGTGGCAAGATCAATCATTACCATGCCCGGCCCCGGGGGTACAGGAGGGGTATTCTTACGAAACAGATTGCGCAGAAACCGGGCTGTGTTCTCCTCCAGTATGGCATCTGCCACACCGGGTTGCCTGTTAAAGTGTACGAAATAAAAGTCTTCGCCAAATACTTCTTCCATATACTCTATCCACGGCTTTTCTCCC
It contains:
- a CDS encoding alpha/beta fold hydrolase, with translation MTNVSETQPDVMAFPEPTLIPVNGIQLEVFEAGSHNAGRPIVLCHGFPEHAFSWRHQIPALVHAGYHVIVPNQRGYGNSSCPAEVTDYDIEHLTGDLVALLDYYGYQDAVFVGHDWGANVVWNLALLHPERVSKVINLALPYQERGEKPWIEYMEEVFGEDFYFVHFNRQPGVADAILEENTARFLRNLFRKNTPPVPPGPGMVMIDLATTDEPPGEPLMNERELSVFVSAFESSGFTGSINWYRNLDRNWHLLGDVKPMILHPALMIYGDRDVIPKSETLKDFAPNVEVVRLDCGHWIPQEKPEETSQIIIKWLQ